In one Streptomyces marincola genomic region, the following are encoded:
- the zwf gene encoding glucose-6-phosphate dehydrogenase, with protein sequence MSGSANHINPLRSSQDRRLPRIAGPSGLVIFGVTGDLSRKKLMPAVYDLANRGLLPPGFSLVGFARREWADEDFCAVVHESVKRYARTPFREEVWRQLADGMRFVSGTFDDDDAFVNLRGTIDALDKERGTGGNFAFYLSVPPKFFPKVVQQLKRHGLSDPPADSWRRAVIEKPFGHDLASAQQLNQVVHEVFPPHEVFRIDHYLGKETVQNILALRFANTMFEPIWNRSYVDHVQITMGEDIGIGGRAGYYDGIGSARDVIQNHLLQLLALTAMEEPTSFDADALVTEKLKVLDAVKLPEDLGRHTVRGQYTAGWQGGQKVAGYLEEEGIDPASVTDTYAAMRLEIDNRRWAGVPFYLRTGKRLGRRVTEIAVVFQTAPYSPFDTTDTQELGHNALVIRVQPDEGVTVRFGSKVPGTQMEIRDVTMDFAYGESFTESSPEAYERLLLDLLLGDANLFPRHQEVERSWEILDPIEEFWAEHGRPEPYTAGTWGPKAADEMLGRDGRSWRRP encoded by the coding sequence GTGAGCGGCAGCGCGAACCACATCAACCCCCTGCGTTCGTCGCAGGACCGGCGGCTCCCGCGCATCGCGGGGCCGTCGGGCCTGGTCATCTTCGGCGTCACCGGTGACCTGTCCCGCAAGAAGCTCATGCCCGCCGTGTACGACCTCGCGAACCGGGGGCTGCTGCCGCCGGGCTTCTCCCTGGTGGGCTTCGCCCGCAGGGAGTGGGCGGACGAGGACTTCTGCGCCGTCGTCCACGAGTCCGTCAAGCGGTACGCGCGCACGCCGTTCCGCGAGGAGGTGTGGCGCCAGCTGGCCGACGGGATGCGGTTCGTCTCGGGGACCTTCGACGACGACGACGCGTTCGTCAACCTCCGCGGGACGATCGACGCCCTGGACAAGGAGCGCGGCACGGGCGGGAACTTCGCCTTCTACCTGTCGGTGCCGCCCAAGTTCTTCCCCAAGGTCGTGCAGCAGCTCAAGCGGCACGGCCTGTCGGACCCGCCCGCCGACTCCTGGCGGCGCGCGGTCATCGAGAAGCCGTTCGGGCACGACCTGGCCTCGGCGCAGCAGCTGAACCAGGTGGTGCACGAGGTCTTCCCGCCGCACGAGGTCTTCCGCATCGACCACTACCTGGGGAAGGAGACGGTGCAGAACATCCTGGCCCTGCGGTTCGCCAACACGATGTTCGAGCCGATCTGGAACCGGTCGTACGTGGACCACGTGCAGATCACGATGGGTGAGGACATCGGCATCGGGGGCCGGGCCGGCTACTACGACGGCATCGGCTCGGCGCGCGACGTCATCCAGAACCACCTGCTCCAGCTGCTCGCGCTGACCGCGATGGAGGAGCCGACCTCCTTCGACGCGGACGCGCTGGTGACGGAGAAGCTGAAGGTGCTCGACGCGGTGAAGCTGCCGGAGGACCTGGGCCGGCACACCGTGCGCGGGCAGTACACCGCGGGCTGGCAGGGCGGCCAGAAGGTGGCCGGCTACCTGGAGGAGGAAGGCATCGACCCGGCCTCCGTGACCGACACCTACGCGGCGATGCGGCTGGAGATCGACAACCGCCGCTGGGCGGGCGTGCCGTTCTACCTGCGCACCGGCAAGCGGCTCGGCCGGCGCGTGACGGAGATCGCGGTGGTGTTCCAGACGGCGCCCTACTCGCCGTTCGACACCACCGACACCCAGGAACTGGGGCACAACGCCCTGGTCATCCGCGTGCAGCCGGACGAGGGCGTCACCGTGCGCTTCGGTTCCAAGGTGCCGGGCACGCAGATGGAGATCAGGGACGTCACCATGGACTTCGCCTACGGCGAGTCGTTCACGGAGTCGAGCCCCGAGGCGTACGAGCGGCTGCTGCTCGACCTGCTGCTCGGTGACGCCAACCTCTTCCCCCGGCACCAGGAGGTCGAGCGTTCCTGGGAGATCCTCGACCCGATCGAGGAGTTCTGGGCGGAGCACGGCAGGCCGGAGCCGTACACGGCGGGCACCTGGGGCCCCAAGGCGGCGGATGAGATGCTCGGGCGCGACGGACGGAGCTGGCGACGGCCATGA
- the tkt gene encoding transketolase produces the protein MSSKPTTSDLEWTDLDDRAVDTARLLAADAVQKVGNGHPGTAMSLAPAAYLVFQKLMRHDPSDPAWTGRDRFVLSVGHTSLTLYVQLYLAGYGLELDDLKSFRTWGSRTPGHPEFGHTAGVETTTGPLGQGIGNAVGMAMAARYERGIFDPDAEPGTSPFDHTIWVFAGDGCLQEGVAAEAASLAGHQKLGNLVLLYDDNHISIEGDTQTAFSEDVLARFEAYGWHVQRVAPKDNGDLDPRALHAAFTAARDETDRPSIIAARSVIAWPAPNAQNTEAAHGSALGADEVAATKRVLGFDPEQQFQVEDAVLAHARSAVERGQTARAEWDKRLAAWRQANPERAAEFDRIRAGQLPEGWEKALPVFDPGTDVATRKASGTVLKKLGAVIPELWGGSADLAGSNNTTIDASSSFLPAGNPLAEADPYGRTVHFGIREHAMGSAMNGIALHGNTRVYGGTFLVFSDYMRPAVRLAALMKLPVTYVWTHDSIGLGEDGPTHQPVEHLAALRAIPGLNIVRPADANETVIAWREILRRDNAPHGLALTRQNVPTYAANEEAAKGGYVHTEAEGGAPRAILLATGSELHLALRAREELQAEGVPTRVVSMPCVEWFEEQDQAYRDHVLLPDVKARVAVEAGVGLTWHAYVGTAGRIVSLEHFGASADYKTLYREFGITPEAVAQAARESLTAAGR, from the coding sequence GTGAGCAGCAAGCCGACGACCTCAGACCTCGAATGGACGGATCTGGACGACCGGGCCGTGGACACCGCCCGGCTCCTGGCCGCCGACGCCGTGCAGAAGGTCGGTAACGGCCACCCCGGCACGGCCATGAGCCTGGCGCCCGCCGCCTACCTGGTGTTCCAGAAGCTGATGCGGCACGACCCGTCCGACCCCGCCTGGACGGGGCGCGACCGCTTCGTGCTGTCCGTGGGTCACACCAGCCTCACGCTCTACGTGCAGCTCTACCTGGCCGGCTACGGCCTGGAGCTCGACGACCTGAAGTCGTTCCGCACGTGGGGCTCGCGCACGCCCGGCCACCCCGAGTTCGGCCACACGGCCGGCGTCGAGACGACGACGGGACCGCTGGGCCAGGGCATCGGCAACGCGGTGGGCATGGCGATGGCCGCCCGCTACGAGCGCGGCATCTTCGACCCGGACGCGGAGCCGGGCACCTCGCCGTTCGACCACACCATCTGGGTGTTCGCCGGCGACGGCTGCCTCCAGGAGGGCGTGGCCGCCGAGGCCGCCTCCCTGGCCGGGCACCAGAAGCTGGGCAACCTGGTCCTGCTGTACGACGACAACCACATCTCGATCGAGGGCGACACCCAGACGGCCTTCTCCGAGGACGTCCTCGCCCGTTTCGAGGCGTACGGCTGGCACGTCCAGCGCGTGGCCCCCAAGGACAACGGGGACCTCGACCCGCGCGCCCTGCACGCCGCGTTCACCGCCGCGCGGGACGAGACGGACCGGCCCTCGATCATCGCGGCGCGTTCCGTCATCGCCTGGCCCGCGCCGAACGCCCAGAACACCGAGGCCGCGCACGGCTCCGCGCTCGGCGCCGACGAGGTCGCCGCCACCAAGCGGGTGCTCGGCTTCGACCCGGAGCAGCAGTTCCAGGTCGAGGACGCGGTGCTCGCGCACGCCAGGAGCGCCGTCGAGCGCGGGCAGACCGCGCGCGCCGAATGGGACAAGCGCCTCGCCGCCTGGCGGCAGGCGAACCCGGAGCGCGCGGCGGAGTTCGACCGCATCCGCGCCGGGCAGCTGCCCGAGGGCTGGGAGAAGGCGCTGCCGGTCTTCGACCCCGGCACCGACGTGGCCACCCGCAAGGCGTCCGGCACCGTGCTCAAGAAGCTCGGCGCGGTGATCCCCGAGCTGTGGGGCGGCTCGGCCGACCTCGCCGGCTCCAACAACACCACCATCGACGCCTCCTCGTCGTTCCTGCCCGCGGGCAACCCGCTGGCCGAGGCCGACCCGTACGGCAGGACCGTGCACTTCGGCATCCGCGAGCACGCCATGGGCTCGGCCATGAACGGCATCGCGCTGCACGGCAACACCCGCGTCTACGGCGGCACGTTCCTCGTCTTCTCCGACTACATGCGCCCGGCCGTGCGCCTGGCCGCGCTGATGAAGCTGCCGGTCACCTACGTGTGGACGCACGACTCCATCGGCCTCGGCGAGGACGGCCCCACCCACCAGCCCGTCGAGCACCTCGCGGCGCTGCGGGCCATCCCCGGCCTGAACATCGTGCGGCCCGCCGACGCGAACGAGACCGTCATCGCGTGGCGCGAGATCCTCCGGCGCGACAACGCCCCGCACGGGCTCGCCCTCACGCGGCAGAACGTGCCGACGTACGCCGCCAACGAGGAAGCGGCCAAGGGCGGTTACGTGCACACCGAGGCCGAGGGCGGCGCGCCGCGCGCGATCCTGCTCGCCACCGGCTCCGAGCTGCACCTCGCGCTGCGGGCCCGCGAGGAGCTCCAGGCCGAGGGCGTGCCCACCCGCGTGGTCTCGATGCCGTGCGTGGAGTGGTTCGAGGAGCAGGACCAGGCGTACCGGGACCACGTGCTGCTGCCGGACGTGAAGGCGCGGGTGGCCGTCGAGGCGGGCGTCGGGCTGACGTGGCACGCCTACGTCGGAACGGCCGGACGCATCGTGTCGCTCGAACACTTCGGCGCCTCCGCCGACTACAAGACGCTGTACCGCGAGTTCGGCATCACGCCCGAGGCGGTCGCCCAGGCGGCGCGGGAATCTCTGACGGCCGCCGGGCGCTGA
- the opcA gene encoding glucose-6-phosphate dehydrogenase assembly protein OpcA — MNIDLTDTTSSQINAALVKARRAVGSTVGMVLTLVVVTDEGNHYDALKAASDASKEHPSRILVVIKRPGRSPRERASARLDAEVRVGGDVGNGETVLLRLRGELAAHAHSVVLPLLLPDAPVVVWWPEEAPERPAEDLLGALAQRRITDTAAAEDPVAALCRQAEVYAPGDTDLAWTRVTPWRSVLAAALDQKHTEIVSAEVEGEEHNASTELLALWLAERLCVPVERVISPGPGITAVRLNVADGVIRLDRPSGSLATLAVPGQPDRQVALHRRSTAELIAEELRRLDPDEAYAQAVRHGVGQLHKRRGGTSTAPDGSAGAPGTERPVAGKGAAGSGKGAAGGPQGKPEQKSEQKPAQGSKGGRKAEQPS, encoded by the coding sequence ATGAACATCGACCTGACGGACACCACGTCGAGCCAGATCAACGCGGCTCTGGTCAAGGCACGGCGAGCAGTCGGCTCGACCGTGGGCATGGTGCTCACCCTGGTCGTCGTGACGGACGAGGGAAACCACTACGACGCGCTGAAGGCGGCGAGCGACGCCTCCAAGGAGCACCCGTCGCGCATCCTGGTCGTCATCAAACGCCCGGGGCGCTCGCCGCGCGAGCGCGCTTCCGCCAGGCTCGACGCCGAGGTGCGTGTCGGCGGCGACGTCGGCAACGGCGAGACGGTCCTGCTTCGGCTGCGCGGCGAACTGGCGGCGCACGCCCACAGCGTCGTGCTGCCGCTGCTGCTGCCGGACGCCCCGGTGGTGGTGTGGTGGCCCGAGGAGGCGCCGGAACGGCCGGCGGAGGATCTGCTCGGCGCCCTGGCGCAGCGGCGGATCACCGACACGGCCGCCGCGGAGGACCCGGTGGCGGCCCTGTGCCGGCAGGCGGAGGTGTACGCGCCGGGCGACACCGACCTGGCATGGACCAGGGTCACCCCCTGGCGCAGTGTGCTCGCGGCGGCCCTGGACCAGAAGCACACGGAGATCGTCTCGGCCGAGGTGGAGGGCGAGGAGCACAACGCGAGCACGGAACTGCTCGCGCTGTGGCTCGCCGAACGCCTGTGCGTGCCCGTGGAGCGGGTGATCTCGCCGGGACCCGGCATCACCGCCGTCCGGCTGAACGTGGCGGACGGCGTGATCCGCCTCGACCGCCCCAGCGGTTCCCTCGCCACCCTCGCCGTGCCGGGCCAGCCCGACCGGCAGGTGGCCCTGCACCGGCGCAGCACGGCCGAGCTGATCGCCGAGGAGCTGCGCCGTCTCGACCCGGACGAGGCGTACGCCCAGGCGGTACGGCACGGCGTCGGCCAGCTGCACAAGCGGCGCGGCGGGACGAGCACCGCGCCGGACGGGTCGGCGGGCGCGCCGGGCACCGAGCGGCCCGTGGCCGGGAAGGGCGCGGCCGGTTCCGGCAAGGGAGCGGCCGGCGGCCCGCAGGGGAAGCCGGAGCAGAAGTCCGAGCAGAAGCCCGCGCAGGGGAGCAAGGGCGGCAGGAAGGCGGAGCAGCCGTCATGA
- the secG gene encoding preprotein translocase subunit SecG, with product METAFQIALIVFSALLALLVLMHKGKGGGLSDMFGGGMQSSVGGSSVAERNLDRITVVVGLMWAAIVVVLGLLMKS from the coding sequence GTGGAAACGGCGTTCCAGATCGCCCTGATCGTGTTCAGCGCCCTGCTGGCGCTGCTCGTGCTGATGCACAAGGGCAAGGGCGGCGGCCTCTCCGACATGTTCGGCGGTGGCATGCAGTCCTCCGTCGGCGGTTCTTCGGTCGCCGAGCGCAACCTGGACCGGATCACCGTGGTCGTCGGCCTCATGTGGGCGGCGATCGTCGTGGTCCTCGGTCTGCTGATGAAGTCCTGA
- the tpiA gene encoding triose-phosphate isomerase, with product MAARTPLMAGNWKMNLNHLEAIAHVQKLAFGLSDKDFAEVEVAVLPPFTDLRSVQTLVDGDKLKIKYGAQDISAHDSGAYTGEISGPLLAKLNCAYAVVGHSERRQYHGEDEAICNAKVKAAYRHGLTPILCIGEPLDVRKAGGHVAHTLAQLDGGLKDVPAEQAATVVIAYEPVWAIGTGEVATPDDAQEVCAAIRGRLAELYDDAVADAVRIQYGGSVKSGNVAAIMAQPDVDGALVGGASLDAEEFVKIVRFRDQ from the coding sequence ATGGCTGCACGCACTCCGCTGATGGCGGGCAACTGGAAGATGAACCTCAACCACCTTGAGGCCATCGCCCACGTCCAGAAGCTCGCCTTCGGCCTGTCGGACAAGGACTTCGCCGAGGTCGAGGTCGCGGTGCTGCCGCCGTTCACCGACCTGCGCTCGGTGCAGACGCTGGTGGACGGCGACAAGCTCAAGATCAAGTACGGCGCCCAGGACATCTCGGCGCACGACTCGGGCGCGTACACCGGGGAGATCTCGGGTCCGCTGCTCGCCAAGCTGAACTGCGCGTACGCGGTCGTCGGGCACTCCGAGCGCCGCCAGTACCACGGCGAGGACGAGGCCATCTGCAACGCCAAGGTCAAGGCCGCCTACCGGCACGGGCTCACCCCGATCCTGTGCATCGGGGAGCCGCTCGATGTCCGCAAGGCGGGCGGGCACGTCGCGCACACCCTCGCCCAGCTCGACGGCGGCCTGAAGGACGTGCCGGCCGAGCAGGCCGCCACCGTGGTCATCGCCTACGAGCCGGTGTGGGCCATCGGCACCGGCGAGGTCGCCACGCCCGATGACGCCCAGGAGGTCTGCGCGGCCATCAGGGGCCGGCTGGCGGAGCTGTACGACGACGCGGTGGCCGACGCCGTCCGCATCCAGTACGGCGGCTCGGTGAAGTCGGGGAACGTGGCCGCGATCATGGCGCAGCCGGACGTGGACGGCGCCCTGGTCGGCGGGGCCTCGCTCGACGCGGAGGAGTTCGTGAAGATCGTCCGCTTCCGCGACCAGTAG
- the pgi gene encoding glucose-6-phosphate isomerase, which produces MNVAGRDRLDRMTEWSALGKHRDELGEVHLRELFERDPDRAGRYVLRVGDLHIDYSKQLVTDETLALLRRLATATGVAGLRDAMFRGERINVTEDRAVLHTALRAPADAVVEVDGENVVPAVHAVLDRMADFAERVRSGEWKGHTGRRIRTVVNIGIGGSDLGPAMAYEVLRPYTARDLAFRFVSNVDGADLHEAVRDLDPAETLFVVASKTFTTIETITNATSARRWLLDGLGGDSAAVARHFVAVSTNAGKVAEFGIDTANMFEFWDWVGGRYSYDSAIGLSLMVAIGPDRFREMLDGFRLVDEHFRTAPFEENAPLLLGLLGVWYGAFFDAQSHAVLPYSHYLSRFTAYLQQLDMESNGKYVDRQGRPVAWQTGPVVWGTPGTNGQHAYYQLLHQGTKVIPADLIGFARPVAELSDDLAAQHDLLMANLFAQGQALAFGKTADEVRAEGVAEELVPHRTFPGNRPTTTILARELTPSVLGQLVALYEHKVFVQGAVWDIDSFDQWGVELGKVLAKRVEPALTEGGEVAGLDASTASLVATYRELRGR; this is translated from the coding sequence ATGAACGTGGCCGGCCGAGACAGGCTCGATCGGATGACCGAGTGGAGCGCGCTGGGCAAGCACCGCGACGAGCTGGGGGAGGTGCACCTGCGCGAGCTGTTCGAGCGGGACCCGGACCGGGCCGGGCGGTACGTCCTGCGGGTCGGGGACCTGCACATCGACTACTCCAAGCAGCTCGTGACGGACGAGACCCTCGCGCTGCTCCGGCGGCTCGCGACCGCGACGGGCGTGGCCGGTCTGCGGGACGCCATGTTCCGCGGGGAGCGCATCAACGTGACCGAGGACCGCGCCGTCCTGCACACCGCGCTGCGGGCACCCGCGGACGCGGTCGTCGAGGTGGACGGCGAGAACGTCGTGCCCGCGGTGCACGCCGTGCTCGACCGCATGGCGGACTTCGCGGAGCGGGTGCGGTCGGGGGAGTGGAAGGGCCACACCGGCCGGCGCATCCGCACGGTCGTCAACATCGGCATCGGCGGCTCCGACCTCGGCCCCGCGATGGCGTACGAGGTGCTGCGCCCCTACACGGCGCGGGACCTGGCGTTCCGCTTCGTCTCCAACGTGGACGGCGCCGACCTGCACGAGGCCGTGCGCGACCTCGACCCGGCCGAGACCCTGTTCGTCGTGGCCTCCAAGACGTTCACGACCATCGAGACCATCACCAACGCCACGTCCGCGCGCCGCTGGCTGCTCGACGGGCTCGGCGGCGACAGCGCCGCCGTCGCACGGCACTTCGTCGCGGTGTCGACCAACGCCGGGAAGGTCGCCGAGTTCGGCATCGACACGGCCAACATGTTCGAGTTCTGGGACTGGGTCGGCGGCCGGTACTCGTACGACTCGGCCATCGGCCTCTCCCTCATGGTCGCGATCGGTCCCGACCGGTTCCGCGAGATGCTCGACGGATTCCGGCTGGTCGACGAGCACTTCAGGACCGCGCCGTTCGAGGAGAACGCGCCGCTGCTGCTCGGCCTGCTCGGCGTCTGGTACGGCGCGTTCTTCGACGCCCAGTCGCACGCCGTCCTGCCCTACAGCCACTACCTGTCCCGCTTCACCGCCTACCTCCAGCAGCTGGACATGGAGTCCAACGGGAAGTACGTCGACCGGCAGGGCCGCCCCGTCGCCTGGCAGACGGGACCCGTCGTGTGGGGCACCCCGGGCACGAACGGGCAGCACGCCTACTACCAGCTGCTCCACCAGGGCACCAAGGTCATTCCCGCCGACCTCATCGGCTTCGCACGGCCCGTCGCGGAGCTGAGCGACGACCTCGCGGCCCAGCACGACCTGCTGATGGCCAACCTGTTCGCGCAGGGGCAGGCGCTCGCCTTCGGCAAGACCGCCGACGAGGTTCGGGCCGAAGGAGTCGCGGAGGAACTGGTGCCGCACCGCACCTTCCCCGGGAACCGGCCCACCACCACGATCCTCGCCCGCGAGCTGACGCCGTCCGTTCTCGGGCAGCTCGTCGCGCTCTACGAGCACAAGGTGTTCGTCCAGGGCGCGGTGTGGGACATCGACTCCTTCGACCAGTGGGGCGTCGAGCTGGGCAAGGTGCTCGCCAAGCGCGTCGAGCCGGCTCTCACCGAGGGCGGCGAGGTGGCCGGGCTCGACGCCTCCACGGCGTCGCTGGTCGCCACGTACCGCGAGCTGCGCGGGCGCTGA
- a CDS encoding RNA polymerase-binding protein RbpA: MAGGNAIRGSRVGAGPMGEAERGESAPRLRVSFWCANGHETQPSFASDAQIPETWDCPRCGFPAGTQRDAPPDPPRTEPYKTHLAYVRERRSDADGEAILAEALAKLRGEI, from the coding sequence GTGGCAGGTGGCAACGCGATCCGGGGCAGCCGGGTCGGGGCGGGGCCCATGGGTGAGGCCGAGCGCGGCGAGTCCGCGCCTCGGCTGAGGGTCTCCTTCTGGTGTGCGAACGGGCACGAGACACAGCCCAGCTTCGCCAGCGACGCACAGATCCCGGAAACGTGGGACTGCCCGCGTTGCGGATTCCCGGCGGGCACACAGCGCGACGCCCCGCCGGACCCCCCGCGCACCGAGCCCTACAAGACGCATCTCGCCTATGTGCGCGAGCGCCGCAGCGACGCCGACGGCGAGGCGATCCTCGCCGAAGCCCTGGCGAAGCTGCGCGGCGAGATCTGA
- the tal gene encoding transaldolase — translation MTDALKRLSQEGVAIWLDDLSRSMITSGSLGELLDQQHVVGVTTNPSIFQKAISAGEGYEEQLADLAARRVTVEEAVRMITTADVRDAADVLRPVYEATGGLDGRVSIEVDPRLAHNTRATVAEAKQLAWLVDRPNTFIKIPATRAGLPAITETIARGISVNVTLIFSLERYREVMEAYQAGLEQAQAKGLDLSTIYSVASFFVSRVDTEIDKRLAAIGTEQATALRGKAAVANARLAFQAYEEVISGERWQVLSRAGANPQRPLWASTGVKDPAYADTLYVTELVAPGTVNTMPDATLRATEDHGEITGNTVGGTYEQARADLDALERVGVSYDDVVQLLEDEGVEKFETAWTGLLDSTQAELERLAGGED, via the coding sequence ATGACCGACGCACTGAAGCGCCTCTCGCAGGAGGGTGTCGCGATCTGGCTGGACGACCTGTCCCGCTCGATGATCACGTCCGGAAGCCTCGGCGAACTGCTCGACCAGCAGCACGTCGTGGGGGTCACCACGAACCCCTCGATCTTCCAGAAGGCGATCTCCGCCGGCGAGGGCTACGAGGAGCAGCTGGCCGATCTGGCCGCGCGCCGGGTCACGGTGGAGGAGGCGGTGCGCATGATCACCACCGCCGATGTCCGGGACGCGGCCGACGTGCTGCGCCCGGTCTACGAGGCCACGGGCGGGCTCGACGGCCGGGTGTCCATCGAGGTCGACCCGCGCCTGGCGCACAACACGCGCGCCACCGTGGCCGAGGCCAAGCAGCTGGCGTGGCTGGTCGACCGGCCCAACACGTTCATCAAGATCCCGGCGACCCGGGCCGGGCTGCCCGCGATCACCGAGACCATCGCCCGGGGCATCAGCGTCAACGTGACGCTGATCTTCTCGCTTGAGCGCTACCGCGAGGTGATGGAGGCGTACCAGGCGGGTCTGGAACAGGCGCAGGCCAAGGGCCTCGACCTGTCGACGATCTACTCGGTGGCGTCGTTCTTCGTGTCCCGCGTGGACACCGAGATCGACAAGCGGCTGGCGGCCATCGGCACCGAGCAGGCCACCGCGCTGCGCGGCAAGGCCGCCGTCGCGAACGCCAGGCTCGCCTTCCAGGCGTACGAGGAGGTCATCTCCGGCGAACGCTGGCAGGTGCTCTCCCGGGCCGGCGCCAACCCGCAGCGCCCGCTGTGGGCGTCCACCGGCGTCAAGGACCCGGCCTACGCCGACACGCTGTACGTCACCGAGCTGGTGGCCCCCGGCACCGTCAACACCATGCCGGACGCCACGCTGCGGGCCACGGAGGACCACGGCGAGATCACGGGGAACACCGTGGGCGGCACCTACGAGCAGGCCCGCGCCGACCTGGACGCGCTTGAGCGGGTCGGCGTGTCCTACGACGACGTGGTGCAGCTGCTTGAGGACGAGGGCGTGGAGAAGTTCGAGACGGCCTGGACCGGGCTGCTCGACTCCACGCAGGCCGAGCTGGAGCGTCTGGCCGGCGGGGAGGACTGA
- the pgl gene encoding 6-phosphogluconolactonase: MTPTPPPGLSVVIHRDKELLAHAAAARLVTALADAQAAGGAASVVLTGGRNGNGLLAALAASPARDAVDWGRLDVWWGDERFLPHGHQDRNDTQARAALLDAVPLDPERVHPMPASDGRFGDDPEAAAAGYAEELAAAAGPFDVLLLGVGPDTHVASLFPGHAATGVADRTVVAVREAPKPPPTRLSLTLPVINSAREVWLLAAGEDKAEAVGTALGPEGRASGAPAAAVAGERTLWLLDEAAAARLPGA, encoded by the coding sequence ATGACGCCCACGCCGCCCCCCGGGCTCTCGGTCGTGATCCACCGCGACAAGGAGCTGCTCGCGCACGCGGCGGCGGCCCGGCTCGTCACCGCCCTGGCCGACGCCCAGGCCGCGGGCGGCGCGGCCTCTGTGGTGCTGACCGGCGGGCGCAACGGGAACGGCCTGCTGGCCGCGCTCGCGGCCTCGCCGGCCAGGGACGCGGTGGACTGGGGCCGGCTCGACGTGTGGTGGGGGGACGAGCGCTTCCTGCCGCACGGCCACCAGGACCGCAACGACACCCAGGCCAGGGCGGCACTGCTCGACGCGGTGCCGCTCGACCCGGAACGGGTCCATCCGATGCCGGCGTCCGACGGCCGTTTCGGGGACGACCCGGAGGCGGCCGCGGCCGGCTACGCGGAGGAACTGGCCGCCGCGGCAGGCCCGTTCGACGTGCTGCTGCTCGGCGTCGGGCCGGACACGCACGTCGCTTCGCTGTTCCCCGGGCACGCCGCCACCGGCGTCGCCGACCGGACCGTCGTCGCGGTCCGTGAGGCGCCCAAGCCGCCGCCCACGCGCCTGTCGCTCACCCTGCCGGTGATCAACTCGGCGCGCGAGGTGTGGTTGCTCGCCGCCGGGGAGGACAAGGCGGAGGCGGTGGGCACGGCGCTCGGCCCCGAGGGCCGTGCGAGCGGTGCGCCCGCCGCCGCCGTGGCCGGCGAGCGCACGCTGTGGCTGCTCGACGAGGCCGCGGCGGCCCGCCTGCCGGGGGCCTGA